The Nicotiana tomentosiformis chromosome 2, ASM39032v3, whole genome shotgun sequence genome includes the window CACGTGCCAAAGAAacttatatatgtgtgtgtgtacaTACGTACAGacatacacacatatatacatacaaataATATATTCTCCTACTAAGACGGGCTTAATAGGCATTGCGGATGCATATAGCCAACCCTAAACTCGCTTGGGATTGAGGCATAATATTGTTGTCTTTCCTTCTATTTTATATGTTCTTTCTCTCTTTGCAGCTGTATATATTGGGTATGCCATGCTTGCAGGATTTGAGCACCACATTTCTAAATATATTAACATTTCTTTTATACAGGAATTTGCGAGATTCATTCGAGTTCTTGGCTGCTATCCCATGGACACAGTTCTATAATTGGTTGCCTTCCAAAAGTATGTTATATTGGGAGATTCAACTTGCAAAGGAGTTTCCCAACTTCAAAATGTTGTATGTGTATTATCTGGTGGGAACTACCAATCCCATAGTTGTGCCTGCCCTGTGCTCTCATATTCTTTACATCTGCATTTTGAAAGATTTGTTGGTTCACTTCCCGCCCACCCCCTATTTTTCTGCAAGAGAATCTCAGGTGCAATTAATCATTGTAGGTCGTAGTGATTCAAATTTCCAAAAGAATTGTTGTTTATCTACCTCATTTGGAACTTTCCCTCTGCTGAGGAAAAAGGTGCACTTGCTAAATGTACCGAGAGACGAGATTCCAGTGCACTTGTGTTTTATACATCTTTTTAACTTCAAtccttatatttatcaaacacCCATATTATGTCTTAATAATATTCAAAGTTTTCCGTTGATCTCAACTGATAATTATTCAGAAACTTAATTCTACCACACTGCCCAATAGGACTGTTAAATTATCCCACCCCAGCCACCTTGCTTTGCTGATCAGTGTTCTAGGTCTGAAACTAGTGTTATAACAGACCTAATTGCTAACGGAAAGGTAAAAACCCATTGAATCAGAATACAGTAACATTTATTGTGTTGCCAGGTGTTGGAAAGGTAAAAACCCATTGAATTAGAATACAATAACATTTATTGTTATCACATCTAAATGTTAAGGTGTTGCAATTCTCTGCTCTTGCAGTAATCACGATACATCAGTCCCTGCCTGTGGGTATATCAGAAACTATACGTACTTGCTGATGGGATGATTTCATTCATTAGAGAAACTCAAAAGGAAGAGGGAGCACTACAACATACTCATAATAAGGCAAAGATGTCATATTTGTATTGTAACACACGAGAATGTCTCAGAAAAGTCCTTAAACATAGTTGATTACGGTGCTAAACCATCTGCATAAGTCTGCATGTGAAGATAACTACCACAGTTGACAATTTATTTATATCTAGTACTAGTAAAATACAACCAAGCATCTTCTTGACCAGTTACTTTGATGATTCCAGCTCCTTCAGAAAATCCTGATTATCTACCAGCACCTACACATAAACACACCATAGGCAAGGACACAGTAATGAGCTCATATCCCATTAAGATGCCTTGCAAAAGCACAGTAATGATACAGCGTATGGTAACCAGACACTTACAGTTTTCCAGCCATCTGGATCCAGAAAAGAAGTTATCTTAGTGTTGAGTCCAGGAATTGGTCCTGGCTGTCTAGTTATCTTTCCTCCGAGCTCTTGGGTAACAAGATTGACAACCTCGGCACTTTTGTAAACATCATCAGTGCTTATTGCAACCTGCGCATAAGCATTTCCTTTTGTGTACTCGGTCACACCATAGTTGTATGTCAACTCAAGTACAACCGTCTCGTGCTCTGGAGCATATCCCATCATAGCAATGGAATACTGCACAATCATAAAAGATAAGCGTCAGTCATATTGTATATGTAATCCGAGCTCCAAGGCTGGCAAGAGAATAATCAAACATGCCTTCTGCTCTGGTCTGTCAACTTTCTTCACCAGTTGCATCCCGAGTGCCTGCATTCAAAGACAAACTCTGTCAAATTACCACAAATTGCACACTACACTTGTAGATAAACAAATACATAAACATACATAATTATAATAACATGTTGACACTGAGTAACAACCTGACCTATATATCTTGAGCAACAAATACGAACACAATGCAATTATCCTCTTTCTGAATTGCTGTCATAGTGGGTGTAACTTGAACCAATTTAGGCCCGCATTGTTTAAGCTTAAAGAAAAGTAAGGATTTATCCCACCAAACGTGTCTAACCCAATGCTATTCACAATTTGACTATGGGatcaattttttttattgtattgcctttactgtattgtgtaAACTAGAAATGAGATAAATGCATGTCCACAAAAGTGGCAAGCATTCTCTTTTTCTTCACGGTTCATGCTAGAAATTTCTGTATGAAGTTTGCATTTGGAAAATCCAGGATATACACGAGAATATCTGTAAAGAGCAAATATAAGTAAGAAAAGGTCACCTTTTCGTAGAATTTGATGGAGCGCTCAAGATCACCCACACGAAGCATCACTTGGCAAAGTGGTTCAGGAGTAGACGCTCGCTGGAGGATTTCGAAGAGGTAGCCATCAGGATCTTTGACAAAAGCAATAACAGTAGATCCACCCTTGACAGGACCAGGCTCCCTTGTGACAGTTCCACCCTTGGCCTTTATCTCCTCAACCAGTTTgtaaaccttaagaaaagaagcAAAGATAGCAAATTTAGAAGCAATAAATGGTGCCACGTGATTTTGCTAACAAAAAAGCACTTACATCTGGTGTTGCAATAGCAAAATGCCCAAAGCCAGTTCCAATGTTGTACTTATCAACTCCATAATCTGTATAATTCTATCTATGTCAGATTTGAAATTACACTTCAAGATACAGTatatagttcaatttttgatGTGGGATAATCAGTAAACTATTTAAAATATATGCTCCTTAACCAACTAATGCACCTTTGGTTCAGTAAATCAAGTCCTCTCCTGGTATCCCCTTCTCCAAGAGGCTCCCTATTGGAGGAACTGTAAGCTAAGTATCTCATACTTTATCCTCTAATCCCCCACCCCacccaaaaagagaaaaaagaaaaatcagataacAAAGCAAGAATAACAATCCCTGTAATCTTCAGGGAAGGAGTTTTAAGATGAGAGACTAAATCTCAAAGCTCACATTGTCTTCAGAAGCTGGTCACATGGTGAAGTCCGTAGAGATGGCCAacctcctttttttttcttttatgaaaggaagagggggggggggggggtatatcTAGAATTAAGAATCCAAATGTAAGTTCTAACAGACAAACAAAAGCTTTTAACTTACTATATGTCAACTCCACCACAAACTGAGACTCTTCAGGGCCAAAACCAAGAAAAGCATTGGAGTATTTCTCCTCTGGGATATCTCTCTTCCTCAAcaatttcatcccaaaacatTCTGTGTAAAACctagaaaagaagaagaaaaaaaagattcCACTATTATCTTATCACAAAAACAAGATCAACACTTGTAAAGGATCTCATTATGTCGAACCACATACTTGATGGTACGATCAAGGTCACCGACGCGATACACGGCATGCAAGATCCGGCGCTTATCTTTCTTTGGCCACTCCAATAACTCATTACTTGGGACAGCTGGTGCACTAGCTTCCGCCATGTTCTACTTCAATGACAATAACAGATACTTCAATGAATCTCAAGATACATAACAAAAACATAAATCATACAAAAGTATTCAGTAATTTTTATCACAAAACCCCTACATGACATAAATGATGACTTAGAAGAACTCAATCACACAGTCCAAACATTAAACAAAGCCCTTAATTTTAAAAAGTGGAAACTCCCACCCACCCTCATTCGAACAATTTGTTGTTGATAAAATCATATGTTTAAGTTGATCGATATTTGAGATTTCATTCCTTTTTATGACGGTAGCATCCTGCCAGCTTACGCGCACCAGGACTATTCCACTGGCTGGCTACCTGCTACTCCCACTAATACAAAACTCTGCCCGTCAAGGCTGAGGACGTGAGAAATGGCCTAGTAATTTTTTGCCTCCACTGGGATTTgaattcatttgtaaaatatcaAAAAGTTGATAATATCACAAACAAAAAAGACAAACTATGATAACTTCTGCTCAGCTCCATCAACACTATTATCTCTTCTTATCCTGTTTCACCCAAAAATTAGAAATCCCTCCTTTCATTTCTTTCTTTCCTCACTTGAAACAATATCAGCTGACACCGACAAGCAAATCTAGCATTTTTCAAGCTTAATTTACAACATTCAAATGCTAAATCAACATTTGTTTATTTGCTACAATTTTGTATCGCATTAATAAAATATTATCAACAATTAAAGAAAAATTCAACTTTTATAGTAGTTTTCAAGTAATTTCTAAATATGAAAGGATTCACACTGCAATCAAGAAATGAAGAGCATAAAAAAAAACCTAAACTTGAAGAAAAAATGTATAGAGATATGAGAGAAAGGGAAGTGTTACCAGATTGAGACAGAGAGTGACTACTGGTTGAGTGAAGATTCCAATTGAACAACCTAGACACAAGACGATGGTTCTAATTTATACTACTGAAAAGTTGATGAAAGCAGAGTGCTAGAGTGACATGTAGTTACGCATTTTCTTCGTGACCGATAACATTTAGCGGCACGATTAGGACCGAATACGAAACGTGGATTGATAAAAGGCGTCGGTTTTCTGTCACGTGATTTTAACATCTACTACTTCTGTGACGTGGCAGCACATTTGTCGTGACTTAATTTTTTGGTGAGAGAAAGGGGATGTGCTTCCACTTTCCTCCCTTTTTTTTTTACTCTCAACTTTAAGGGTTTTTTTGGTACGAAGTaaaatattttcatgaaaaatgagtggttttatcacttatttttcttgtttggttagtgagtagaaaatatttttcgtatTTGGTTaaagagtagaaaatatttttgtatggTACTCTCCTCACCCCTCTTTCCCAAGTCCACATGTTTCCTTGCTCCTCCCCCTCCCCAAAACTCAACGTTATcaggactctattttcttcaagaatttaattattcttctaaaaattcatACAAACCCAAAGGAATTAATGTGATATATTACTTTTTTACGCAAAAACAACGTTGAAATTGGTGCTCCATagctaaaaagaaaatactctttttttggttgaaaaaaaattactctttctacaacatgaaaataaagtattcattttattgaaataaaagcaaatacttttttttacatcatgaaaagaaaatactcatcttgttgaaatgaaataaaatgtcttttctacattatgaaaagaaaatactttttacttcatcattttgttgaaataaaagaaaatattttttctacatcatgaaaagaaagtaatttttttgttaaaaagaaaaaaaatacttttttatatcatgaaaaaaaatactcatttgttgaaaagaaaaaaaaatctatctataatatgaaaagaaagtctattaataatattttattaatgtTGTAGTTTGGATGAAATTTAACTTTAGAATTACAAGAACTATGATACAAATTAGATAAGGAATGGGGTGGGAGTTGGGTATGAGAAAGCGAAGAGAGAGAAGATGAACAAATGAAAGGTATTGCTTTAGACTATTATTTGCTtatatgaaaaagaaaatacaCGTGTTAATTAATATATTATTCGTTCATTTGTCATGTATGTGGCATTTGGACCTCATGCACAAAGTCTAACATACATAGGTGTTTAAAAATTACACTTTGGACGAGTTCAAGTGTTTATCTGATCACCCCATaagtttatatatttattttacaaaACGTGCCAAGTTTAATGGGCTATCTAAGATTTTGGCCTTTAACTTATAAACTACATTTTAAAAGTCAATCCAACAACATATCTAATACGAAACAAATACGAAGCTTTGTTTTCCTTCACAGAGTTAAGGGGAGTTAAATCTAGCAATGAAGAGGTTAATAAAATTCGAGTTCATACATTGTGGTGTTTAAATTGGGATGCTTTTAACTTACTAATCCGATTTTTTGTTTGGAAATTGATGTATTTCAAGTCAAAAGAAATATTAATGAAGTCATAATTTAGAAAATGTTTAAATTTTTAAACTTAGTAAGAGAATATTGGATAATATTTCATTGGATATCATAGTTAATTATAAGATAGTTACATACCTTATTAGCGTAATGAATAATTTCTAACACGGTCTAATACTCCTCTACATGTATTAATCAATACGTATTTTCTTTTTGAAAAGCATTATGAATGAATAGTGAATCTCTCACTCGCCGGTTTAACTTTACTTATTGGCTGCTCAGATCGAATCCAAATCTTGATTTCCAGGCCATGATTTTCCTTAATTGCCATTAAGAAAGTTAACATCTTTTTGTTTTTACTACTACTGTCTTCTTTAAATTTTTTCCGTAACCACTTTTTGGTTTAAAAAAGGAGAACTTTCTGCATACATAATCTCTATAACCCCTCAAATCAATCGTTTAATAAACCAACCATATCAGTGGAGCAAATGAAGTCATATAATTTTGGAAAACGTCATGATCACTATAAACAAAGAAAATTGAAAAGGAAGGTGGAGAGAATATACTCTTATCTCATGATCTTTGCAGAGACTGTTGACCACCACCACGATTAGCTTTCTTACTTGTTGGTTAAACAAACGAATTATTCTCCTAATAATTTTGACAGGGTCATTCTCTTTCATATAATAATAGGAATGAGTAAATTCGTAATATTTCACGACATATTCTGTGTATATTTTGTATTTAGTAATAGCATATTTGCTTACCATGTGAAGACTgaagatatatatataattacttaCCGTATTATGCATAGTGAGGAGTTTCTTGCGTATTGTCATTTATTGGAGATAATCTTTACTCTTTTCTGGTATCACAGCAAAATTTCAGAATGAAATTGACATGTCAATCACTTGTTAGCGTCCACATTTAAAATGTGTGTGTATATCATATGGACTGTACATTAGTTCTAGCTCTAGACAAAATATCTAACCACATTTTAACTCAAATGTTTTTATCATGTAGACTGTACATTGTTTTTGTGTATTATCTGATATAGATAAGAAATGATACTCTGATTTATATATGGGATTATTCGgtttatgaaatcttgtggaatTATTAATATAAGTAGGAAAAAAACATCACTGGTGTGTTTAATatgtaggaaaatatttttcactaaAAATGTTTTCTTCAATAAGTGAAGAACGAGTTGAATTAATGGCCATCAACTTTAGAATTATGGGCCATCTTCAAGTTCTTGTTTGAAAAAGAAAATGGAGAAAAGCTATCGTCGCATAAATTATCACCTTTTCGACCACATTTTACCTGGACTTGTGCATAGCTTTAATTCCTTTTTATTGAGGATAGGCAACAATACCTTAAGATTAAACATATAATGGGCACTGCCTAATAAATGCCCCAAGTCCCTAACCCATTAAAAATATCAACCATTAATCAATATCAGAAGTAGAAATTTGAACTTTATTTAAAATCAACACATTTGTTAGGTGTATTCAAGCAGGTGCAAAGTGATTCGGACCTGTGAACCAAAATACATAAGACCAAATCTAGGAGGAAGTAGCTGTTATAGATTAAGAAGTGTGTAGTCAACAAAGAAAATTGAAATGATGTACGAACCAGTTTGAAGTGATTGGGCCATGGGCCCATAACCCCAAGATTTTGGACCAAATAAGCCTCATATGTTTGAACCACTAATGACTAAACTAGGGTCCTAGACCGCACAAAATAGAGAAAAACTCAGGAGGAGGAACTAAACCATAGTGCAACATGTTAGATTGAAGCTCAGTGAGCTATGGCAGAATTAGTGATAGAAAACCCTAGAAGGGTCGGGAGAAAGACGAGATGATGTGTGGAAGAATAAAACCATCTGATCTTTATTATTTCACTAAAGGAGTATTTATATTTacagagaaaaaataaaaaaatacaactaATACAGTATTACAAGTAATTGGTAAAAGAGAAGGAAAGTGGGTCGGGTCACACTGTTGGGCCAGCTCTGTGTGTGGCTAAGTTTTCATTGTGGGCTCCAacactcccccctcccccccaaagcTTGAGGGTGAAGAAATACCAAGCTTGCAAAGAATACCATAATGCAACTGACTGGGCAAGGCCTTAGTCATAATATAAGCCAGTTGACCTGCAGTGGAAACAAAATGTAAGGTAATAAGACCGGCAGTGATGCATTCACACATATAATGACAATGAATCTCGATATGTTTGGTGCATTCATGGAAAATATGATTCTTGGCTATGCGGAGTGCGGCCTGACTGTTGCAATAGACAGGGACATGGTTGGAGATAGCCAAACCAAGATCACCTAGTAGTCAGACCAACCAAGCAACCTCTGCAGCCAGTTTTCTCAAGGCCCTATACTCAACCTTTGTTTCTTACTTTTCCAAGATACAGGACTGCCACCAAGAGTGATATAAAATCCACTCACAAACTTGCGAGAGATTGCGCAATAACCCCAATCAAAATCAGAAAATCCCACAAGAGACATATCATCAGAACTAGAGAGCAAAATACCTTGAGCAGGGTCATGTAAAAGATATCTGAGAACATGAATAGCAGCCATCATATGAGGGACCTGGGGCTTCTGAAGGAACTGGCTGAGATGTTGTACAGAAAAGAAAATGGCAGGTCTTGTGTGTTGTAAGAAATTAAGCTTCCCAATCAGTCTTCTGTATGTACTTGAACTCTTGAAGAAGGTCAGTGGAGAAGTGATGACAATTGAACTCTTGAAGAAGGTCAGTGGTGTATTTGTGTTGACTCATCAAGTACCGTTGGGGTGCTGGGAAATTTCCAAACCCAGAAAATAATGAACCAAACCTAGATCCGTGATTTTAAATTGAGTGTCCAAGAACAGTCTCAAAGAATTCAATTCAGAACTGTCATTACAGCCAgcaaaatatcatcaacatacactgCTAAGACAACCAGAGAACCAGAGGAAGACTTTGTGAATAGAGAATAGTCATTGAGACTGGAAATATAGCCACTGGAGTGCAGAGGTTCATACAGTTTAGAAAACCACTATCTAGAAGACTGCTTGAGGCCATATAAAGACTTCTTGAGCCTGCAGACCAAATgaggagattcagaggtagagGAGACATCCATTCCAGGTGGAATATTCATATAGACTTCCTCATGAAGGTTATCATGAAGAAATACATTGTTAACATCTAACCAAAAAACAGTCCAACATCTCTTCACAGCTAAGGTCAGGAGACATTTGATGGTTGTTAGCTTGACAACAAGGGAAAATGTCTCAGTGAAGTCAATACCTTCTCTCAGAGTATCACCCTTGATAACAAGCCTTGCTTTATACCTTTCAATAGAACCATCTGCCCTCTGTTTAATCTTGTAAACCCACTTACAAGGGATGGCCTTTGTGAGGGGAAGGGGGACAGTGTCCCAAGTTTGATTGGACTCAAGAGCCTGAAATTCCTTTAGCATTGCCTCTTGTCAGGCAGGATGAGAAGCTGCCTGCTGCTAATATTGAGGCTCATGCATATGCAACTCAGTTTGGGGCACCTTAGATACTGCAGAAACATGAATATGTGGAAGGATAGAATTGCAGATATAGTCCTTGAGGTATGATGGTTAAGTAACAAGTCTGGTGGACTTCCTGATAACAGGAGCAGGTGGAGAAGGTTGAGTAGCATAATGTGAAGGAAATTGAGGGACAAAAGTAGAAGGAGAGGGAGAGGAATGAGGAGAGGTGACAAGAAGAGAAGAGAGACCAGATACAAAAAGAGCATCTGTTGTAGCAGTAGTTGTAGGAGGAGATCTACGAAAGGTGGAAAGGAAGAGGAAGTGACAGTGGAGGAATCTGTTGAACCATAAGGAAAAATATGTTCATGAAATACTACATCCCTAGAGTAGAAAATAGATGAGGTGGAGAGGTTTAGAAGTTTGTAACTTTTTTTGCCACAGTGGTACCCCAAGAAAAGGCTATGTATGCCTCTAGATTGGAATTTTTGCCCGCCAAACTTGGGGGAAGTGGCAAAACATAAATAACCAAAGGACTTCAGATGAGTATAAGAAGGTGGATGGCCATATAATTTTTCAAAAGGAGAAATTTTGTTTAAGATAGTCAAAGACATTCTGTTAATTAAGTAGGTAGTAGTTAGAACTAAGGGTGTTTatggttcggtttggatcggtttttccctaaaaaaaAACCAAATCAAGTGAGTCGGTTCTTCAAATAttagaaccaaaccaaaccaattcaGTTGGTTTTTTATCAATTTGGTTTTTCTTGGttttcgattttttcggttatttatcggtttttccttaaatatgagacatacacta containing:
- the LOC104098182 gene encoding lactoylglutathione lyase GLX1, translated to MAEASAPAVPSNELLEWPKKDKRRILHAVYRVGDLDRTIKFYTECFGMKLLRKRDIPEEKYSNAFLGFGPEESQFVVELTYNYGVDKYNIGTGFGHFAIATPDVYKLVEEIKAKGGTVTREPGPVKGGSTVIAFVKDPDGYLFEILQRASTPEPLCQVMLRVGDLERSIKFYEKALGMQLVKKVDRPEQKYSIAMMGYAPEHETVVLELTYNYGVTEYTKGNAYAQVAISTDDVYKSAEVVNLVTQELGGKITRQPGPIPGLNTKITSFLDPDGWKTVLVDNQDFLKELESSK